The following DNA comes from Lycium barbarum isolate Lr01 unplaced genomic scaffold, ASM1917538v2 unchr_scaffold_62, whole genome shotgun sequence.
gacggagggagtatctatTTAGAAAGAGAGAAATCCCTTCTCCCTCTAGGGCTGAGAAGACCAAATagctttttcttatttttgagaaaaccaaatagtttttttttttcccaattaTGGAAATTATCTCGGAGAGACTAAAAGTTGTGGTAGTTATCTTTCAttacatttaaaaaataaaaaactaataTTGTGGTAGTCATCATATTACAAAGCTCCGACCGCCACCCCATCCAGCTTAATGCATATGAGAAAAACACGCCAGAGTTGTACCGCTAATCCTTAGTTTTGGAACAAGTTTCATGTAATAACTTTTTCAGCTTAAAACAGGTATCTGGCACTCCAATCAACATGTGCCCTGAGCTCCTCTCTGGTATACCCTATGGCTACAAATCTGATATATGGTCGCTTGGTAAGAAagttgatgaacaatgtatttctGCTCTTCACATCATGTCCCTAATAATAGAATAACCATTTTAACGTGATTGTAGGATGTTGCATGTTTGAGATTGCCGCACATCAACCACCATTTAAAGCTGCTGTAAGTTGattttaccttgaaaagttatcCTTGTTACGGAAAAAGAAAGAGACATTTTTTATCCTGATATTCTCTATATGATGTACTAACCCGAGATATCGATCCATCAGGACAAGACTGGACTTATCAACAAAATAAACCGAGGTTTATTCTCACCACTTCCGATTATATACTCTTCCACCTTGTAAGTACCTTCCTTCTCATCGCGCCCCAAGTTATAACATATCAGTCAATTGACATAGCAGATTTAATGCTTGCAGGAAACAGATAATCAAAAGCATGCTAAGGAAAACTCCAGAACACAGACCTACAGTGAGTGCAGAAAAACTGAAATTAGCTACGAACTTCGTCGCTAATCCGTTGCTAAATTGCTTGTAGCCAATAGAATTTTATGATAATCCATCTCTAAATAGTATTAGCGACGGATTTTGCTGTTTAGCTACAAGATTTGTCCGTTGCTAATTCATGATATTTTAGTAGTGTAAGTTCCATATGTTCAAATGTTATTGAATTAAGATTCATCATTCATCCTGATATCTTTTTACCTCAACTTATAGGCTGCCGAGTTGTTGAGGCATCAACATTTGCAACCATACCTCCTCTTGTGTCACAACCCGTCATCTATGTTTCTTCCCGTGAAGTCCCCAACAAGCACGAAAGAGAAAACACGACCATCACCTGGAAAATCAATCAGTCCGAGAGATAGCAGAGACAGACAGTTGAAGCTAAAAGAGAAGAGAACTGTCCTTTACTTTAATGAAGGTGATAACATTCAGCCAAGAAATTTATCAGACAATTATGACACTTTCAAAGCCAAACTTGACACTAAGAGAGTTGATCCAACAAGCTACTCAGTTAGGATCTCTGAAGATAGTGATCAACCGGAGACAATCTCGCAAACGGAAACTACGATTACACCAAGCTCTTCAAGTTCAAGGGCAAAAATATGGTCCGAAGAACAAGAACATGCTTCTCCGGAGCATGTTATGCAATTCGAAGAGGGTGATAAGAAGAGTTGCAAAACAAAAGAGCTCGAGGTGTTGAGAAGTCCACTGGACAATGAGGAAGCAGATATAGTGGAATGTTTCTCCGGAAAGCCTAATATAACAACATTGTCTAATGGAAGATCCAATGATAAAACTCGATCCTTTGATGAAGAAAGCACTTCATCAAGTTCACAGCCAGCAAAACCGAGGTGCTATGCTGCTGAAACTGAAAATGGTAGCGAGTGTAGAGAAGTTGCTATTGACTGCATGTCAACTGAAAGCGATGGTTTACTTCTACATAAAGACGAGATAGAAAAGAAACAGGCTAAGAAAGATGCTCTTCGAGCACTGGATGATAAGGTATCGCAGCTCAAGTCACTAGCCGCATTAGCTGGTAAAGAGGACAAAGACGACTGGGGGAATCCAACTCAACAAAGAGCTGAAGCTTTAGAGTCTCTTTTGGAGGTTTGTGCGCGACTACTTAAGCAGGAAAAAATCGATGAGCTTGCTGGTGTGCTGAAACCATTCGGGGATGATGGAATGTCGTCTAGAGAGACAGCTATCTGGCTGACAAAAAGTCTCATGACCGCACAAAAATTGGCTAAAGGATCGTGATGTTGCAAAGAATGCTGCATGCTTGGATAGTTTTTTGCCCATCGAAGGAGCTCATAGCAAGTGTTGTTGGGATAAATTATTGCTGGAGGCTCGACGTGGTTGAGGTTCCATTAGTTTTAATTTTATTGTTGTAAGACACTTGATGGAGTTGTGAAGGTTACAATGTACTGCTAAGTTGATTTCTACTCCATATATTTGCAACATTCTTGTACTGTTTGTGTTTCTCCAAAACTACCATTAGAAAAAGATCATACATTTCTTCGGTCATATTTTACTTTGATTCTTATGTACCTAAAAGAGAGTGTATGCATGCTGTTTGCCATGTCAACATTTAGGAGGTGAATGCTATCAAACTGTTAAGTTCAGGAGGATAATTAGGACAAAAAGTAATTTAGATATGCACCAAATAAAAGATTGCGAGTTCATGGGTCCCGAGGTATTATCCCATACTTTTTAAATAACATTGtttaaatatttttataaaatttatatatttggaaCCTACATAAAAGTACTAAAATTTAAAATGTTATATGAGTAAAAGAACTTCTAAACTATTTGAAATCCTAGATAAAAAGAATTGATTAACAAAGATAAAGCATCAATTTTTCCAGACAGATGCTACTCTATTTTCTCGCATTACAAAGATAAACTGATCCATTGGAAGAAATTGAAGTGTCAATTTTATTGTTGTGATGAGGACTACAAGAAAATTACTTCTCGACGAGTTCTAATCGGACGGCTGTCGTTGTTCCACGTCATTGCTTCCAGTTCCTTATGATCTTCAGTCTTAACCGGCAAAAATAGAAAGTAAAGCTTCTACTATAATACGAATAGTGTGCATTTTGTTGCAATATAACGTCACTGGAAAGCTAAATTACACGCAATTTTGCACAATAAGAGAAATTATTAATCGGAATAATAAGGCTAGCGATTTCCTAGAACAACTTAAATTGTACTAGAAATAACAACTACACCTCAATTCCAAGTAAATTAGGGCCGACTATATGAATCCTAACAACTTTATTTAAAATTCACATTGAAAGTATAAAGATTTATTACGTAGAAGTCAGAGGGAGATTTTTATAATTCGCGggcaaaataaaatatatgcttACGTATACCTGTTAATAAAATTGGCCccttaaaaaattataatatgacAGTTATATAATGATATCTTTGAAAACTACAATTGTATACCTTAATAATTCAATGTGTGAGTACCTACCGAagattttataaatatttttgtaAATAGGTATGAAGTAAATAGCTTTTCCAGACTCCACCGGTTTAAATGggatatgttgttattgtattaTTTGAAATGTAATATTTTTATATAAACATTTTAGCATAATTTTATTTGGCCGCCTAGTACACCAATATCCCTagtcaaaatccaaaagaaagtAGAAAAAGAAAGCACACCTTTTTATTGGGACCCAATAAGCACGTTAATAGAAGCTAGAGGCCGAAAATGACTAGAAATTAAAATGTAAGGTTTCATTGGTGCCCCCACAGTAAGATGGGAGGCCTACTCCTCACCTGAGATTCACATTTGTGGTACCCACAAATCGTGACCACAAAGGCTATACCTTAAAATTtcaaccaaaaataaaaatatgaacacaaaaacGAAATAAAAATTTAGTCTCGATTGCCACTTAGTATAAATTGTAGCTATTCCAACAACAATTACTTCAGCAGCTGGTAGCCCAATTGTTCGATTCCAGTTCTTTTGCTGTTCTAAAACTACAAAGCAAAATTAAACTTGTTTGCAAAAATGGCGCAAAATGGTAACGTTATGAGGTTTTTGCTAGCCATAGCCACGGTGATAATTATGCTATTTTTCTCGTCAGCTGCTATGGCACAAGAACTTGCAATGGCTCCAACACCACCTATGGAAACTGGATCGGACACCGGCAATGGATTCGGGTTGCCCGTTTCTGAGGCATTGGTTTGTTTTTCAGTGCTGTTTTCTATGGTGGTTGTTTTATTTCGTTGAATATCGTTCTATGAAGAGATATTGCTGCTGAAGGTGTTTGAGCTTGTACCATACTTTTTGTttaatgttgttgtgttgtagtatatgtgCTTGTATTGTCGTTTTTATTAATATACGTATAAATAATTTGATTGGTTTTAATTCTTCGTTTATACTTTTGAAAAGTAACAGAGACACGTGCTAATAGAATCACAAACTAATGTGTGTCGCGAAAAGTTAGTGTTGGCATTGGTATCTTCTAAGAACTTTTTTGGGAACGATGATCTTGAGGACATGTGATTTCGCATTTTATTGAACTTtcatttgaagaaataaaaaCTCAAGTTGCAATTCTAGAGTTCGATGATCTAATATGTGCTAATTCAATGTTTGTATGGCAGTCTTTGTCATAATTACATTTTGATAAAGTTCAATGTTGATAAAATAGAGTTGGGAAGGTACTTTTTCATAATATCAAATGTATCAATAACACATTATACATATCATGTATTTTGCACATACGTTTTTCTCACTTAACTATAATTAATTTATAGTAATTGATACGTGAGACAGTCAAGAACATCAATCGCAGCATCAATAGAAGAAaagcacttatattctaccggTTCAAGGGCGATTCCAAAGGCTCCATTTTTTTGCTAGCTTTGGAACATAGACCTAGGAAAAGAGGAAGGCCAAACGAAGTAGTGACGAAAAGtccaaaacaaagaaaaaatgcGAGAAATCAGTCATGTAACCATAATATTTactagggtctgtttggaaagccacctggtaattagAATTGGTGTAATCACTAGGATAGTAATTATAcaacctagtaattacacagtattgtaattacaacgacTTGTTTGTTTGTCGTCACGTAATTATAGTGTAATTACAAGCttactgtttggttgcacaagtctAATTACACTAttagtttaattttaaaataaaatttaattatcaaaaatgaaaaaataatatttgaaaaatatgtgcctttataaatgatattaaattatgtatttaacaacacattatttcttgaaaatatattacttaataatcatatatttatataatattgtaaaaataagatatatatatttcaaattaatagtattttaattttaattaattataaaaactaAAAGCAGCCTTTGTTGTGAGAACATCATAGATTGGATGTTTGAGAGCCCAAACCTCCATTTCTCCTACATGTTGTCCCCCCCTGTTTGGCTCTTCCTCTAAGGAGTTGTTGTGTAACAAGCGCATAATGTCCACTGGAACACCCATGGATTTTATCATCAActtgattcccccccccccccccccctccccaaaaaaaaagtaatgtttacaaatataatgccataacattattcaaatgtttgacaaaaacaAATTTATCaattgtaagtgaaaaataaacaacatgcaatgtgaaataacaagtcaatagtactaacgcaaataaattaaaattgacAATACAACCTAGATTCAAAATCTAAAAAAAGAAAAGTTAACATAATActtttatgtcaaattccaacattgcataagtaagttccaacataACTTAAGCAAATATAATTTAAAAGAAAGAGAAACTATAAGtatataacctcattcacaacgaaattctatttTAATAACATTACTCATTATATGTCAAGTCTGTTGATGACTCATTCTTTTTAATACTAAGAGATGCagtttaaaaaattagaataataacacagtTATGCTAaatgtataaaataaaaaataaaaaaataagaacaATTACATGGAATAAGAAGAGTAAAGGTTaggaatgagaaaaaaaaaaggaaatgaatgataaataatataaaaagaaaaatatattttaggaataaaaataagaaagaagttaaaataaaaaaataaaaacgaaaagaaattaaaataaaataaaacaaaaaataaagaagGAAGCTAAAAAGTAACAATGTAATTAcatggtgtaattacacccaattctcaatccctccttgagaattggagagtgtaattacaccatcTCAATTACATTCAATTCTCACCTAACAAAGTAATTctttggtcaaacaaacaggtcaaactgTATAATTACACTCAATTTCAATTATCAGGTGCATTCTAAACACGCCCTAAGTACATATAATTTAGTATAATCAGTTGAACATATGAAGTTTTACCGTCAAATAGTAACGAGGTAAAACTTATCGGGCCCTGCCAGTGCCTCTTGAAGCCAATTTGTACACTATTTGTGTGATTTTCTACACTATTCAAAAAGGGAAATTTACTTATCATAGCTACTTCTAAGACCTATTTATGAATAgtaactaccttttattttatttattgttcataactaaaatattttcttaaattacacatcATATTAGTGTCTTGTATTTCACAAATTTCTCTTTTAAATAGGTTTTCTCTCACTTCTCAAATCTATTTCTCCCTcgtccttctctttctctctctccatTCCCTCTCCTGCCCCCAAATCTTTTCTCTTTACACAAATCCCTATGAGAGATGAGATTTTATTCGACCCTCCATGTTTTTTTCTCTCAATTTTATCATTAATCAATACCCAAATGAAGGTCTCTTACGTAATTTCGTTTTCTAACGGGAACGGAAGTTAGGTCTGTGTTGTTTCACAGTGTTGAATCTCTTCTCTCATTGATAACCCGGTCCGATCCATTCCTAAAATTTCATCTTCCAGCTGCTCTTGTGGTGGCCAATGGCAGTTCCAGGTGCTCGAGCCAAAAAAGTCGACCACCGGAAAGAGGGATTGGAGCCATTTCCAGTGGGATTGGAGCAAGCAAAATCTAAACTTGAATTTTAGAATTTGAATAATTTGTTGCCTGAACTTGCCGGCTCAGATCAATCCCTTTACCGATGAATTTCTGGCGATAAAAGACCCATCAATCAGCTTGAATCAAAGAAATTAGGAAAAATTACAAACAaagacaaagaaaaagaaagaagtacCAGAAACCTCGAGGTCTGGAACCACACCATGGTCTTCATCTTCGGGAAAATACCACCATGACCGCCACCACGAAAACTCAAAACTAGGTCGGAAGCCCATTAAAATCAGTACTTTCTCTGTTGTTTCACAATGTTGAATCTCTTCTCTCATTGATAACGGCGCTATTCTACCTCCCCTCCGGCATGAATCCAACGCATACTCCACccatgagagttgtggagcttcatgctcaccaagtgtttgataaaacgtttcagtatatttcagtgtactgtttcagtatatttcgttgtatttcaacgtatttctaatttatgaaacagtttctgatatatttcattatattccattgtatatacgcatactacaattttatatttcttaaacaatcagtcatatttcattgtatttcagtgtatatttttttgtatttggaagtatttctaaaagtttggaatggagtaatttggagagagaaacgtgggttgttatggaacttcaacagttatgcgtgatgcatggttgatttaatttgacttaccatttaaaatgaaagaagataatctgttccataaatacagcctatttttactctgccagattttgtatttcagtgtatttcaaaaATATGAACTCTGCCGGattttgtatttccgtgtatttccctgtatttcactatatttcaaaaaaatgaaATACACGCGTTTTAACTGAAAAACCAGCTACGCTTAGTAAATAACAATTTTATAGCTATTTCTTGTTACAAGCtactaaaaggtagctatttatgtaagtttcccaTTCAAAAATCAATACACACTATTCACAATTCTATGCCAcctagaaaagaaaaaagaaaggatcATGGAAACcaaggtttttttttctttttctgctgAATATTGAAACCAAGGGCGTGTTTGGTATGGAGCTGGAAAAgattttctaaatttttcatGTTTGATTTGCTCAAAATATAAAACAAATAAATTATCAGGAAAATGACTTTTTTGGTAAAGTAAGAAAACTAAGTTTTATAAATGACATTCCATGATAATGATCTCCCTTACAGCTTATCACTCAATACTCCATCTATGTACAACCCTCACCCCATCCCCACCCCCtgacagtggcggagccactcaTGATCAAGGGTGATCACCTGCACACCCTTGGCTAGAAATGGTACTAGTATATGGATTAGATATTATAGTTAATTGGATATAGATTAAATTTTGAGCACCCTTAAAATAATTGAGATAGATAACTTAGAGGTAAAGGGTGTTCAATTTTACTCAAAAGTCAAGGTTTAGAGCTTGCGTCAAACGCTGGTCTAAAAGAAAACATACAAACAATGTCTGAAGCTACTTGGTTGATTTGtatttgcacttattttcttccatttctgacTGAACTTGTTTGTATTTGAGttatgatttgcatttggttTATTCCTATGTTGGTTTGGAGTTATATTGGACTCATTTGTTGAAGCTCCTTCGGTCTTTCTTCTTTCCTTCCCATTTCCTAGAAAAGAAGAAGACACATTGTTAAAAAGAAGACAGAGATCTAATAGCAAGTTAGCTACCACTTATTGTgttctcttttcctttttagttGCTTCTGTGAACATTTTAATTATCTAATTTTgttctctttctttcctttttttcaaagaaaattaATTAGTCGTTATCTCTCTTTTTGTAACATTCTCAGAATGCCCCTTATTGTTCTCTACTTGTGGGATTATGTACActgggtattgttgttgttgctgtcattTGATACTGTAATCACTGTAAGAGTTTTCTAGTAATGAAATTTATTAAGAATAACTTGCAAAATCAATTGGACCATAAATGCAGtgataatgttaaaaaaaaaattgttgcactattgaaaaaaaattatatacttgTCAACATTTGAACAGCCTTACCAAAATTTCTGGCACCGCCACTGCCCCCCGATTCACCTTCATCCAAGACGGAGAATTGGATTTTTGGTCTTTTATAAACTTAGATGGAGAATTGAGTTTTCGATCCTTTATAAACTTCTTTTAGTTTTAGACCCTTTTATGAAAGATCTTTATTATTTACATATAAGAGATTTAAAAAAGACACATAAAAGATCTGAAAAAATTATTTCCTCCATCCAAAATCCCGTCACACTCGTAGTATTTACCTAAATTAATATAAAGACAGCGCACATGAAAAATATCTTCCTTAGTACCAAACActtccaaagaaagaaaaaattaaatCTGTTTAAATATCTTTTAAATAGCTTTCTTAAAGTAAAAGCAAATTAAAGACAGCGCACATAGAGAAGAGTCCCACGTTAAGCAGGTCATTTCCAGAAGATACGTGAAAGGTGTCCAGCGCCGCAACCCATTACGAACTTTCCTCCGCCGATTCTGGATCATTTGCACTTTCGTCCCTATTTTATGTTGGTCATTAATTTTAACAAATACTCTTTCTGGtctaatttatgtgataatttTCACTTTTTGAGATTTAAATTATACATGTGTATGAAATTTTATCAATGTTTTAGAATATATTTTTTTACCAAATTAATATGATTAAAGTTGTAACTTAtaatacttttcatgtagttttcaaatatatttattattttaatcttaaaatattgagttaatttaATTCAATTTAACTTCAAAGTCATTGATTCTCAAAAAGCAAAAAATATCACATGAGTTAatttaattcaatttagcttcaaaatcATTAATTCTCACAAAgtaaaaaatatcacataaattggaacaacaAAAGTAACTTTTTCGTGTATCATAAACTTTTATTTTCACATTATAATATCTCATAAATAATATCTCAGGTGACTTTTTCCCTTAAATAACTTATGCTCTCAATTCAATTGCTAACTAACAAAATAGAAGACCAACCCATGTGAAGGACAAGTCGTGCAATTTCATAGCCGATTTTTCGGTTACCCACACCAACCAAAACTCTTTTGCCAGCTGTCTCCTCCTTCACGCGTTTCCCACTCAGCACTATAAATTCACAACCCCATACCCTTCAAATCATCAAATCAAAAACCCTAATTCTCTCTCTCTATACATCTAAAGCAAAATCAAAAAAATCTCTCTTACCTTCAGTTCTTCTTTAACAGCAATGACACAAATCAACATTGGTAAGGCATTGTGGGTTGCAATGATTGTTGCTGTTTTATCTGCAGCAGCATCGGCTCAGGAGATTGGAATGGCTCCAGCACCGGCTCCTGACGCCGGAGCCGCGTTCGGCTTGGCTCAATCTGGTGCTTTGGTGGCTACTTCTCTAATTGTCTCTGCTGTTGCTCTCTTGAggaattaattattatttattattatcgaGATCTGTTTATACAGAGAGAGTGATTATTAGGGATTTAGGAACCTTAGTTATTATTGATTTGATGTGTATTCCTACTGTTATTATTCCTTTTTGCAGTATATAtgagaaataaaatttacattttataattaaagttGGATTCCTTATTGCTTATTGTCATATTCTGTAATGTTTTGTTGTATTTTCTCTTAACGAATTGTTGTACTAGAAATTACGATTTTATGCAATAATAATAAACACCGGAGAAACACATACGTAATAGGCAAAATTTGAgctgaggattttttttttctcaagtaCAAAATTAAAACAATTGCTCATTTCTgtgaaaatactttttaaaacttTTGTTTTGGATGGTTTGTACAGTACTACTGCTCTTCCGTCCTATATTAATtgtccacattactaaaaatatcaATTTTAAACTTTTGGTAATTTCTGATGAAGCTTTAAGCGTTGGGAAAATGATTTTTGGTAATTTTTTTGTTTTAGTAAATTGGTTCTGATCTTTTAAGTATTTCTATGGTTTGGTTGAGATTTTTTTGGTCAAGCCAAGTCTTTGATTTATTCAAAGGTAATTTTTAATCAAAGTCTTTGATTTACTGAATTTTAGCATTCAAATGGAATTGGAAGTTCAAACTAAAGAAATAATTCTAGAACTAAACTAGGGTGTATTATTGTATCTCTAGCTTATATGTCGGTAGAATCATCAACCTTGAAAGGGTCAATTTATCACTATCTGATTATTTGAATAATCAAACAAGATCTTGCTTAGGATGTTAGCATACTCCCCATTTCGTGTTTTCCTTAAATGCCCTTAATAtcacattaaaacataaaaactaGAAGGGCTTTTGTCTTTTAACTGAAAAATTAAACCCAGCTCTTCTTTAGTTCCTTTCTCTCCTCCATCCATGACGAATTTTATTGCGGGTACTCAATAATAGCTTCTCTAATTACCATTTTTCATCCTAACTATGGATTGAAGAAGATGAACATCATTTATTTATCTGTCAAGCAGAGGCAGATTCAGAATTTTTAGTTTGTGGTTCCCAACAAAAATATTTCGGAATACAAAAATGAGCTTAATAGGTAAAAAAAATCACAGGAGGGGCTCGATCTTGCATCTCTAGCACGGACGCGCTCCGCCTAGTTACTTTTTGTCACTGAGCCAAGCATCCATATTGTTGTTGACTTCCCATCTAATTATTATTATACTTTGAATATATTTTTCAATATGATTACAAGGTGCCAGAAAAAGTTATGGTTCCCAGAAACCCCCACTAACCACTGTGTGGATCCGCCCCCGCTGCCAAGTGCATGGACAATTTAGATTGGGCAAACTGATATTAAAAAAGTAAAATTCCCCTCCTCTGCATTTTACTATTAAGGTTAACTTTCTGCTATTGTTTTTTGAATTGAAAAATTTACTATATGAGAATTGGGAAAACCATCCTTAGTAATCTTTTTCATTTCTCTGAAATGAGAAATTTCCATGAGTTTCAAAGATATTGCCAGAAAGCCTTTattgaaataaaaagaagaacTAGCCAAATAGGAACTGTTGTGTAAATATTAGTAGAGATATGTTTATGATTAGAGAGTCCAGCATACCATTTTGAAGGAGTTGGGTTTTGGTCAAGTTCAATCTGGGAGAGGGAAATTGCAAAATGTAGATGGGGGAAATTTTTGAGAATTTGGCTAAAAGACAAAAATGACCCTTCAATTAATGTGCTAGCTATGTGTTGGCAGGGACATTTTGAAGAATAAAAAAATGGGAGGATGCTAGCAAGACCCATCAAACAGTTATTTTCTTGACATATAAGAAGTGGTAAATACTTTTAATTGCAAAAGATTGTGACTTAGAATCTGATTCGTGCCGAAATATGTAcatttattttcaaaaaatttaaagaatCAAAATTTGATTTGAAGTTGACAAGTAAATCTCTAATTGGTGTGAGATTATCAACTTTTTTCTGACACGATTATAAGCATCCTTCGAGATTTTATTCAAATTCCCCATAATTTTTTATTGTAGGCAAAGGCATTAGTCGGGTCTCACGCAATTACCAAGCCATCTAAATACTCGTCTCTCTTTAATTATTATCTAACA
Coding sequences within:
- the LOC132625746 gene encoding serine/threonine-protein kinase Nek6-like, which codes for MMSSFFPLQMNLIAKLSHPYIMKYIDVWVDQGRCICIVADYCEDGNMAEIIRKSRGAFFPEEKLCKWLTQLLLALEYLHSNRVHHRDLKLCNIFITKDNDIRLGDFGLGKLVDAEGLASSVSGTPINMCPELLSGIPYGYKSDIWSLGCCMFEIAAHQPPFKAADKTGLINKINRGLFSPLPIIYSSTLKQIIKSMLRKTPEHRPTAAELLRHQHLQPYLLLCHNPSSMFLPVKSPTSTKEKTRPSPGKSISPRDSRDRQLKLKEKRTVLYFNEGDNIQPRNLSDNYDTFKAKLDTKRVDPTSYSVRISEDSDQPETISQTETTITPSSSSSRAKIWSEEQEHASPEHVMQFEEGDKKSCKTKELEVLRSPLDNEEADIVECFSGKPNITTLSNGRSNDKTRSFDEESTSSSSQPAKPRCYAAETENGSECREVAIDCMSTESDGLLLHKDEIEKKQAKKDALRALDDKVSQLKSLAALAGKEDKDDWGNPTQQRAEALESLLEVCARLLKQEKIDELAGVLKPFGDDGMSSRETAIWLTKSLMTAQKLAKGS